The following proteins come from a genomic window of Populus alba chromosome 12, ASM523922v2, whole genome shotgun sequence:
- the LOC118060576 gene encoding dihydrodipicolinate reductase-like protein CRR1, chloroplastic, with protein sequence MEVACAVDSHFVGDDIGTSKETGVAVDFADPSIVYDKGCLIAPTVSIVSLLLQQAAIAASFHYNNAEIVESRSNPIDFPSMDAIQISKNLSNMGQIYEDIARGQVLGEDGDRVYSMVLPGLPYSAAIYFSGPGVVYSIKHDISDLKCLKPGLILAIRKVIRLKNLVYGLEKLL encoded by the exons ATGGAGGTGGCATGTGCTGTGGATTCCCATTTTGTAGGAGATGATATTGGAACT TCAAAAGAAACAGGCGTGGCAGTTGATTTTGCTGATCCTTCCATAGTTTATGACAAG GGTTGTCTGATCGCACCAACTGTGTCCATTGTTTCTTTACTCCTTCAGCAAGCTGCCATTGCAGCTTCCTTCCATTACAACAATGCCGAAATTGTTGAATCAAGGTCAAATCCAATA GATTTTCCATCAATGGATGCtattcaaatttcaaagaaCCTCTCTAACATGGGTCAAATTTATGAAGATATT GCAAGAGGTCAAGTTCTAGGAGAAGATGGGGATAGGGTATACAGCATGGTCCTGCCAGGGCTTCCCTATAGTGCAGCCATTTACTTCTCTGGCCCAGGAGTG GTTTACTCTATTAAACACGATATCAGTGATCTGAAGTGCCTCAAGCCTGGCCTAATCCTAGCTATTAGAAAGGTCATCCGACTGAAG AATCTAGTGTATGGCTTGGAGAAACTCTTGTAA